A genomic window from Aquabacterium sp. OR-4 includes:
- the flgA gene encoding flagellar basal body P-ring formation chaperone FlgA: MPAWLAALLCAPGLVSAATATATATATATTTTTASEAGAGLPAVSAPSRETAAMPLAGDELAQWMRQTAQTALDGHTDNGPAPRVEVSVGRLDPRLKLAPCRKVLPYLPPGSRALGATRIGLRCMEGSKLWNVSLPVTVKVFARSLVAATAVPAGTVLQRQHLSVAEVDLAASSDPAIGQPTLAVGRTLARNLAAGDALRQADLKPRLWFAAGDQVRVVAMGAGFQIAADAQALGPGHDGQTVRARMDGGRIVSGVATADRRIELPM, translated from the coding sequence GTGCCGGCCTGGCTGGCGGCGCTGCTGTGCGCCCCCGGCCTGGTGTCTGCCGCGACGGCCACGGCCACGGCCACGGCTACTGCCACCACCACCACCACCGCCAGCGAGGCCGGCGCCGGCCTGCCGGCGGTATCGGCCCCGTCGCGCGAGACCGCCGCCATGCCGCTGGCGGGCGACGAGCTGGCGCAATGGATGCGCCAGACCGCGCAGACCGCGCTCGACGGCCACACCGACAACGGCCCGGCGCCGCGCGTGGAAGTCAGCGTCGGCCGCCTCGATCCGCGCCTGAAGCTGGCGCCCTGCCGCAAGGTGCTGCCCTACCTGCCGCCGGGCAGCCGCGCGCTGGGTGCCACGCGCATCGGCCTGCGCTGCATGGAAGGCAGCAAGCTCTGGAATGTGTCGCTGCCGGTCACGGTAAAGGTCTTTGCCCGCTCGCTGGTGGCCGCCACCGCGGTGCCAGCCGGCACCGTGCTGCAGCGCCAGCACCTCAGCGTGGCCGAAGTCGATCTCGCGGCCAGCAGCGACCCGGCCATCGGCCAGCCCACGCTGGCCGTGGGCCGCACGCTGGCGCGCAACCTGGCCGCAGGCGATGCCCTGCGCCAGGCCGATCTGAAACCCCGCCTGTGGTTTGCCGCCGGTGACCAGGTGCGCGTGGTGGCCATGGGCGCCGGCTTCCAGATCGCCGCCGACGCCCAGGCCCTGGGCCCGGGCCACGATGGCCAGACCGTGCGTGCCCGCATGGACGGTGGCCGCATCGTCTCGGGCGTGGCCACGGCCGACCGCCGTATCGAGTTGCCGATGTGA
- the flgB gene encoding flagellar basal body rod protein FlgB, translating into MQRLTQTLDFQANALVLRAERQRLIASNIANADTPGYQARELDFAQALREANGGATASSTMAATHARHFEMVPSADGEPPHLLYARYAQDSVDRNTVDLDRERATFADNSVRYEATLRFINGSVRTLSDAMKSPSQG; encoded by the coding sequence ATGCAACGACTGACCCAGACGCTGGACTTCCAGGCCAATGCCCTGGTGCTGCGCGCTGAGCGTCAGCGCCTGATCGCCAGCAACATCGCCAATGCCGACACGCCGGGCTACCAGGCCCGCGAGCTCGACTTTGCCCAGGCCCTGCGCGAGGCCAACGGCGGCGCCACGGCCAGCAGCACCATGGCCGCCACCCACGCACGGCACTTCGAGATGGTGCCCAGCGCCGATGGCGAGCCGCCCCACCTGCTGTATGCCCGCTACGCCCAGGACTCGGTCGACCGCAACACGGTCGACCTGGACCGCGAGCGCGCCACCTTTGCCGACAACAGCGTGCGCTACGAGGCCACGCTGCGTTTCATCAATGGCAGCGTGCGCACGCTCAGCGATGCCATGAAGAGCCCCAGCCAGGGCTGA
- the flgC gene encoding flagellar basal body rod protein FlgC produces MSMFKIFDVSGSAVSAQTQRLNVVASNLANADTVAGPDGQAYKARQVVFQTALMGEVTSAGVRVSDVVESDTPGRKVHDPKHPGADAQGYVTYSNVSPVEEMVNMISASRSYQNNVEVMNTAKSLLMKTLQMGQG; encoded by the coding sequence ATGAGCATGTTCAAGATCTTCGACGTGTCGGGCAGTGCGGTCAGTGCGCAGACCCAGCGCCTGAACGTGGTGGCCAGCAACCTGGCCAATGCCGACACCGTGGCCGGCCCCGACGGCCAGGCCTACAAGGCGCGCCAGGTGGTGTTCCAGACCGCGCTGATGGGCGAGGTCACCTCGGCCGGCGTGCGCGTGAGCGACGTGGTCGAGTCGGACACGCCGGGGCGCAAGGTGCACGACCCCAAGCACCCCGGCGCCGACGCACAGGGCTATGTGACCTACAGCAATGTGAGTCCGGTGGAGGAGATGGTGAACATGATCTCCGCCTCGCGTTCGTACCAGAACAACGTCGAGGTCATGAACACCGCCAAGAGCCTGCTGATGAAGACCCTGCAGATGGGCCAGGGCTGA